Proteins from one Setaria italica strain Yugu1 chromosome V, Setaria_italica_v2.0, whole genome shotgun sequence genomic window:
- the LOC101763686 gene encoding protein trichome birefringence-like 42 — protein sequence MDHSVKPAAALSASSSRRWALATSLCTLACLFLLSASLLLVAAGYRPFQPRAVAAWDRFSRLQKAASAPPARGSPDAAVAPAPGASSPGGLDWGQEDKEDAGPPAPAPAPAEEEGEDDGAGGDDSECDVFEGEWVEEPVGYPLYDAAECPFLSDQVACRRNGRPDSGYEQWRWRPRGCGGRTRLRGAEALELCRDKRLVFVGDSLNRNMWESLACILYAAVPDRSRTRIVDDAGSEYRIFRAMDYNCSVEFFWSPFLVKLETKINRTRALKLDQLPAMLQRTLGADVLVFNTGHWWTHTGKLRAWDHLERNGKMVEMEGEEAFNIALRAWAKWVDHSIDPSRTRVFFRSVSPEHKSVNWCYNQTFPISAGTVAPGFPKSLVTIVERNIKSMRTPVTYLNITHLSELRIDAHPSVYTITREGKPLTTEQQRQPLTYADCSHWCLPGLPDTWNVLLLDSLMRPPSNVHLLG from the exons ATGGATCACTCCGTGAAGCCAGCTGCTGCCCTCTCCGCGTCCTCGTCCCGCAGATGGGCCCTCGCCACCTCCCTGTGCACCCTCGCctgcctcttcctcctctccgccaGTCTcctgctcgtcgccgccggctacCGCCCGTTCCAGccgcgcgcggtggcggcgtgggacCGCTTCTCCAGGCTGCAGAAGGCGGCCTCGGCACCGCCTGCCCGTGGCTCGCCCGACGCCGCGGTTGCACCGGCGCCAGGCGCGAGCTCACCAGGAGGCCTTGACTGGGGCCAGGAGGACAAGGAGGATGCCGGGCCGCCCGCACCGGCCccagcgccggcggaggaggaaggggaggacgacggcgccggcggcgacgacagcgAGTGCGACGTGTTCGAAGGGGAGTGGGTGGAGGAGCCGGTGGGGTACCCGCTCTACGACGCAGCGGAGTGCCCGTTCCTGAGCGACCAGGTGGCGTGCCGCCGGAACGGCCGGCCGGACTCCGGCTACGagcagtggcggtggcggcccaGGGGCTGCGGCGGCCGCACGAG GctgcgcggcgcggaggcgctGGAGCTGTGCCGGGACAAGCGGCTGGTGTTCGTGGGCGACTCGCTGAACCGGAACATGTGGGAGTCGCTCGCCTGCATCCTCTACGCGGCGGTGCCGGACCGGTCCAGGACGCGCATCGTCGACGACGCCGGCTCCGAGTACAGGATCTTCCGCGCCATG GACTACAATTGCTCCGTGGAGTTCTTCTGGAGTCCTTTCCTCGTCAAGCTCGAAACAAAGATCAACCGGACCAGGGCGCTCAAGCTGGACCAGCTGCCGGCCATGCTGCAGAGGACGCTGGGTGCAGATGTTCTCGTCTTCAACACTGGGCACTGGTGGACTCACACCGGCAAGCTCAGGGC GTGGGACCATCTCGAGAGGAACGGGAAGATGGTCGAGATGGAAGGAGAGGAAGCCTTCAACATAGCGCTGAGGGCCTGGGCTAAATGGGTCGACCACAGCATAGACCCCAGCAGAACAAGAGTATTCTTCCGGAGCGTCTCCCCTGAACACAAGAG TGTAAACTGGTGCTACAACCAGACGTTCCCTATCTCTGCTGGAACAGTCGCTCCAGGGTTTCCAAAAAGCCTGGTAACCATTGTCGAGAGGAACATCAAAAGCATGAGAACACCAGTCACATATCTGAATATCACCCACCTCTCAGAACTCCGGATCGACGCACACCCATCGGTATACACAATCACCAGGGAAGGGAAACCATTGACCACGGAGCAGCAGCGACAACCACTCACATATGCTGACTGCAGCCATTGGTGCCTACCAGGGCTACCAGATACCTGGAATGTGCTTTTGCTTGACTCTTTGATGAGACCTCCCTCTAATGTACACTTGCTAGGGTGA
- the LOC101763000 gene encoding UBP1-associated protein 2C has product MDPYSKKRKPDENGAATASPAGGAAALGLTRDDVLRLLEPLSRDQLADIAAAAALVSAHALDAVRAAADRDPALRKLFVRGLGWETTSDSLRSIFSAYGDLEEAVVITDKNTGRSKGYGFVTFRHADSAVLALKEPSKKIDGRMTVTQLAAAGAAGGPSGGAAGSGGAPVADVSLRKIFVGNVPADMSSERLLAHFASYGEIEEGPLGFDKQTGKFRGFALFVYKTPEGAQASLVDSVKVIDGHQLVCKLAIEGKKGKQGQSQQSGPGNQQQQQQMLQGGPQDMQGGLGLGPGPQMGAQYGGPGSGLSSFGAFGGVGGGFGGPNPYGNMPSSMGGGGAGGLGSMGGQVPTGLGGAGPGAFGPGGLGGGSFGGSSQFGAGGMGAYGGLGMGGGSMYRMQQGGGGLPAGAFGEGGNYPLPGSGFRGQDPQGGMSPGPGGRAPPMYPNVPPYF; this is encoded by the coding sequence ATGGATCCCTACTCCAAGAAGCGCAAGCCCGACGAgaacggcgccgccaccgcctcccccgccggcgGGGCCGCCGCGCTGGGCCTCACCCGCGACGacgtcctccgcctcctcgagccGCTCTCCCGGGACCAGCTCGCCGACATCGCGGCTGCCGCCGCGCTCGTCTCGGCGCACGCGCTCGAcgccgtgcgcgccgccgccgaccgggaCCCGGCCCTCCGCAAGCTCTTCGTGCGGGGGCTCGGATGGGAGACCACCTCCGACTCGCTCCGCTCCATATTCTCCGCCTACGGCGACCtcgaggaggccgtggtcatCACCGACAAGAATACGGGGCGGTCCAAGGGCTACGGCTTCGTCACCTTCCGCCACGCCGACTCTGCCGTCCTCGCGCTTAAGGAGCCCTCCAAGAAGATCGACGGCCGCATGACCGTCACGCAGCTCGCTGCCGCTGGTGCGGCCGGCGGGCCGTCTGGTGGGGCCGCGGGCAGCGGTGGTGCTCCCGTGGCGGATGTCTCCCTCCGAAAGATCTTTGTTGGCAACGTCCCTGCCGACATGTCGTCTGAGCGCCTCCTTGCGCACTTTGCCTCGTATGGTGAGATCGAGGAGGGGCCGCTGGGTTTTGACAAGCAGACTGGCAAGTTCCGTGGCTTTGCCCTCTTTGTGTACAAGACGCCTGAGGGTGCTCAGGCCTCGTTAGTGGACTCGGTGAAGGTAATTGACGGCCACCAGCTTGTATGCAAGCTCGCGATAGAGgggaagaagggcaagcagggGCAATCGCAGCAATCCGGGCCTGGCaaccagcaacagcagcagcagatgtTGCAGGGTGGTCCACAGGACATGCAGGGAGGGCTTGGGCTTGGGCCTGGCCCACAGATGGGAGCACAGTATGGTGGCCCCGGGAGTGGACTGTCATCGTTTGGGGCATTTGGTGGTGTTGGCGGTGGGTTTGGGGGTCCAAACCCTTATGGAAACATGCCATCTTCTATGGGTGGAGGAGGCGCAGGTGGTTTAGGCTCTATGGGAGGCCAGGTGCCTACCGGTTTGGGTGGTGCTGGGCCTGGCGCATTTGGGCCTGGTGGATTGGGTGGTGGCTCGTTTGGTGGATCATCTCAGTTTGGTGCTGGTGGGATGGGGGCTTATGGCGGCCTTGGAATGGGTGGAGGTTCCATGTACCGCATGCAACAGGGAGGAGGTGGGCTGCCTGCAGGTGCCTTTGGTGAAGGAGGGAACTACCCCCTTCCAGGGTCTGGTTTCCGTGGCCAGGACCCTCAAGGTGGGATGTCACCTGGGCCAGGTGGCAGGGCTCCTCCTATGTATCCCAATGTGCCGCCTTACTTCTAA